The sequence ATTTTATGGAAAAGCATTTCTATGCATTGATGACCCGAACATTCAATCAATTCTTCCAATCGCACACCTCAAAACAATCAAATATGGATTCTCTCAGGAACTTGCGGATCTCTTTGCAACTAATGTTATCTTGAATGTGGATCATTCAACGTGTGTAGTAGCTACAAAGCAAGGAGAGCTTGGGCCTATCATCATTCCAATGCCGGGACGTCATAACGTCTTGAATGCCTTAGCAACTTGCGCCTTAGCTCGAGAATTGGGCGTCACCTTCGATATGATCACGCAGGCTCTTGCATCGTTCAAGGGCGTAGAACGGCGATTCAGTTATAAGGGGACATTTGCAGGCGCAGAACTGTTTGATGACTATGGACATCATCCGGTCGAAATAAAAAACACGCTCGAAGTTGCACGAAAACGAACACAAGGAAATTTAACAGTCGTATTCCAACCGCATCGGTACTCACGAACACACAAGCTATGGGAACAGTTCATCGACATGTTCTTAGAAAGTAATATAGATCACCTCATCATCACCGATATTTATGCAGCAAGTGAAGCTCCTATTGCAGAAATTACTGGTGAAAATTTCGTCAAAGCAATACGCCAACGCAATCCAAGATTCACCATTCATTACGCTCCCTACGAAGAGACGTTCCACGAAATCAAAAAAATTCTCACTCAACTCGCTCGTCAAAACGACCTAATTCTGTTACAAGGTGCGGGCAAGATCAATCAACTCGCAGAGGACCTCGGAACCTAATTACGATTTTCCAGGAACTGCTGTAGTCGATGGAGGCGCAACCGATGTTGGAGGAACTGGCCCTTCATCAGATGAGAACGGCGTCGTTACTACTTCTTGCTGTCTTTCAAGTTCTGCATCTTTCGCAGCAAGGTCACGATCCGCAGTATCAAGATCGCTCACAATAGAATCGATAAGCGGTAATTGCCGCAATAATCCGGTATCAATAGACTGCAACTGCATCCTGCTTGAGGAGAGAAGAGCTCCTACATTTGCTAACAATCCAATAGCTAAATTGACAGCATCGATTGCCGGAGCAAGAAATGCACCTGCAACTAGATCACCAAGTGACCCTAAGCCATGTAGCAAATCATATAATGGCTTCACCGCCCATCCATAAATAACATTGTCTTTTGCTTTTTTGAGATCATCCATAAATTTCGCAATGCCAAGATTTCGAATCTGAGAACGCGTACTATCCATTGATTGTTTAACGCTTTGTACAAGAGTAAGCTGTGCGCCCTGCTGATCTTTCAGTAGCTGCAACTGCTGCATACCATCATTCTTTAAACCAGTCTCAGCTTCTTGCAAACCACTTTTTAGCTCCAACAAATTTTGTTTCACTATTGCTATCTGACTTCGCATCTGAGCAATGGCCTGTCTTTGTGTAGCGATGAGAGATGATGGCCCTTCCGATCCGCCAGGACTCATTGCTGCAAAAATCAAGCTTGCTGCTGCACCGCACACCACTATCCACAGTAGATATTTTTTCATCATGGTCACACATCTCCTCGTGCTATATATGAATACCAACAGTTGCTAATGCATCCGCATATGGTTTAATCGCATTTTTCCAACTATTCAGTGTGGATTTTGCTGTATTACAACCCAATACACCGCGATTTTTTGTCTGATCTAAATCTGATAGAATCCGATCCATCGAAGGGATCATGTCTGGGATATGCTTTGTAGTAATTGGATCGATTAGTGCCACGCCTTGATCAATAATAGTAGTTAAATTATCCGATAGCTCCACAATCTTCTCAAGGGTCCTGCTCAAATTAACAGATGTAAAATGCCACTCATACAACTGATGAGCCACATCGACCGTCTCTGGATCTTGCGCATTTGCCTTGACCTCAGCTAACTGAGGTTTTTTGTTTTGAAGAACTAGTAACTGTGCTTCAAGCTTCTCTTTAGCAGGATCAAGTTGAGCTTTCACATTAGAAATACCCGTCTTCGCTTGATCAACTTTCGTTTGAATAGCAGATTTTGTAGCGTTTACAGAAGTAACTGCACTTTCTATCCCTCCAATTATGCCCCCGTACGCAACACCTCCTGTATATGCGATGCTCACTATAAAAAAAAATTTCTTCACAATGTAACTCCCCATAAAAGACACTTCACTTTTCCCTTAGTAGCATATCTAATCAAGCCTAAAAAACACAAGGACCAACCCATATCCATTGCATCCAGATGCTTAGATTGTGTATAGTACAAGAGTAAGGGAAAATGATTGGTTAGGGGAGATTGTCATGAAACGTATAACCGGTATTTTAGCGCTCGTTTTAGCCGCCAACGGCATATACGCTGACCATGGTCACGCGACGGCGGCAGGCTTTGGTGGATTTGCAGCAGGAACTCTTGTAGGAACTGCTATTTCAAACAATCGAGGCTATAGAGACCCAGTTGCAGAGGCTGAAGCTGATGCTATTCGCGAAGAAACACGCCAAGCACGTAAAGAACGGCTCGCTGCAGAACGAGTAGATAAAGACGACAACAAAAGCAGTCTCAGAAAACAAAACGAAGAGTTAAAAGAACAAAATAAGCAACTGCAAGAACAAATCGCAGAACTCACTAAGACAATCCAGGAACTCAATGCTCGTCTAGGGCAAGCCCCAGCACAACAGGGTTCATGGTGGTGGTAAAAGACCATTAAAAATAACGTTCATCCGTAGCATGATGGGTACAATGCACCAGTATCCGTCATGCTTTTTTTGTACCAGAGATGATATGAATAGCCACCTTAGTTCGTAGCCGCTGAATCGTTACCACACACAAAGTATACGGCTTATCAAATACTAATAATGCCTGATCACCCACAAAGGAACCGAGCTCCAGCCATCCCGCACGCTCCATCTCCGACTGATAAAACTCAACCACATCCTGATATGGTAATTTACTTGTATATGATAACTCATGGGTATCAAGGATAGGATCATTGAGGCGTGAGGCCCCAACTAAGGCATCAATTAAGACCGGGACATCAGAAAGCTTTGCTTCCTGAACCGTCACATCACGAATAACAACAGTTTTTTTTTGAGAGCCACACGAACTGATGCTTGCCAGTATCCCTAGATACAACAGCATGCGCAGATACATGGACCCCTCCTTGGCTTGAATTATTCAGCAGCCTGTTCTATTGCCGCTTCAGGAGCCTCTTGTGCAACTTCTACTTGATCTCGTGCCACGATCTTTTCTTTCACACGACCTGCCTTACCAACGCGATCACGAAGGTAGTACAGTTTTGCTCTGCAGACATCACCCTTGCGTTTGAGAGTGATTGAATCGATGACAGGAGAATAAAAAGGATAGATACGCTCTACAGGAACACCGTTTGCTCCGATTTTTCGGACAGTAAACGTAGAGGATGCACCATTATGCTTAATACTGATGACATCGCCTTCAAAAGCCTGGAGTCGTTCTTTATTTCCTTCTTTGATGCGCTGCGATACAACAATGCGATCACCGGCAGCAAACTGAGGGAAATCTCGCTTGTATGCTCCGAGGTCACGAATAGTTTCTTTGGTAAAATGTCCTGCTTTCATGAAGCCTATCCTTTTGAGAATGTCTCTGAAATCTCTACGATTTGCTATCTTGCCTATTTACTATACTGAAAAATTGGTACTCTGCCAATCTCATATCCGCTTGCGATTCCACCCAAGCCAGCGGTCAAAAATAACCGCTACTGCCGAACGCACAGACAAATGATTAAATTCTGTAAAACCCGCTACCGGCAGCAATAGATAGTCACTTGAGGCAACAACCTCCGGTGCCAACCCCCTTCCAGTTCCAAATACAAGGAGAACTGGCCGCTCCTGAGACCAAACATCACCTTGGTCATAGTAGGTAATGAGCGATGGATGATCAACTTCTCGTGCCGATGTTGCTATGATCAGAGGCTTCTTTCCTTCTCTTGCCTCAATCTCCATAAGCACTTCTGATAGATTATTTTTAAGCGCAACCGATGCCAGAGCCTCTGCTCGTTGGGCATTGTAAGTTACTCCCTTACCCTCTTGCCAGAAGTCGAGCAGCGTCTGTGCTATCTGCTGCTGATCCTTTAATGGAGAAACTAAAAAGTATCCATCAAGACCGTATGTCCTTGCTGAACGAGCAATATCATGAATATCCAACGATGTAATCGAGGTTGTCCCCACCCGGTCCTGGTCAACAATCACATCACTATGCATTAATACAGCGTAGTGAGATGGAATGCATGATTTTCCTAAATTCTTTTGATGCTCGGTCATGGGACTAGTACGAAACCAGTCAAAGTGCTCCTTGATCGTCTTATAAGCTGCCTGACTTTCTCGCCATTTTTGAAGCTCAGCATGGTTACCTGAGAGCACCACATCCGGCACCTTTTTACCGCGCCATTCCACTGGTTCAGTGAATTCTGGATAATCAACAAATGGCCCAGAAAATGAATCCTGCTCAACCGATTCTTTACGACCGATTACACCCGGAATATGTCGTAGCAATCCTTCCAAGAACAACATAGCTGGGATATCTCCGCCCATAACCACAAAGTCACCAACCGATATAACTAAGTCGGCATACTCCTGTTCCACGCGAGCATCCATACCCTCATAACGGGAGCTTGCAAGGATAACGTGATCATAGGACTGGATCTTTTTAGCAGTTGCTTCAAGGAGAGGTTGGTCAAGTTTTTTACCCTGTGGCGAAAAGAAAATACGAAACGATTTGCCATGCTTCTTATCCTGTGACGCAATTGCATCCTCTACAACACGAGGCTTAATCAACATGCCTGACCCATGCCCACAGGTAGGAGCATCGATACGCTCCTTTGGCTTTACAAACGAAAAATAGCTCGTGACGTCAAACGAAACGAGCTTCTTTTCTTGAGCTTTTTTAACGAGACTTGTGGCAAGGAATGGACCGAATATCTCTGGGAAAACGGTCAGAATTGATATGTTCATGCACCCTTGGCATATTTCTTTTGGAGCTTCTTGACGGCATCGCTTGCCTGGGCGCCCTTAGCAATCCATTCCTGAATACGATCTTTTTCAAACTTCACAAATGTACCAGTCAACGCTTCATAGGTTCCAAGATTGTCAATGTATTTCCCGTCACGGCTTTGGCGCGAGTCCACAGCCACGATACGATACACAGGTGCCTTTTTCTTACCAAAGCGAGCAAGACGAATTTTTACTGCCATGCAGAGAGATCCTTATATTGATTCAAAAACTAAATTTTAGGGAATCCTTTGTTATTCCTGAAAAGTTTAGCATATTGCTGACTTTGTTCAAATCGAGCAAGCATACGGTCAATATCACTCACCGTCACCCCTGCCTGCCGGGCAACCTCACGCTTACGTGAATTGGTCAATTTTCTATGGTCCATTTGCTCGGCCGGGTCCATCGCTTCAATAATTGCCTTGAAGATCTTCATCTCCTCTTCACCCCGCTTGATGACCTCAGGCGACAATGCATCCTTGGGAAGCCCGGGCATATACTTAAGCACCTTGCTCAAAGAACCCATCTTGGAGATCATATTCATCTGATTTACAAAATCCTTAAGTGTCAGTTTTCCAGACGATGGCTGGTCCAAATGAGGCTGTGGCGGCGTCTCTTGTTTTTTTGTACGTGAAAAAATCTTAGAAAGCTTACTAAGCATTGCATATCCTTGTATCATTATATCGATTGAATCGTCCGTTCAGTATAAGGAACTTTCTATTCATCAGCAACGCGCTATTTTACAGATAAGCCGCAAATGAGTACATTTTCGTAGAAACGGAATAAGACCCCATCGCAAGGTTGATAACCCTATGAGTAAAAAAGCAGAACCGATCAACATTGATAAGCCCAAAGTTCTTCTTGTTGGAATACAAGCTCCTTATAATAAAACAAAGTATATAGATTCATACTTTGCTGAGTTTCTTAATCTTGCAAAAACCAATCAACTGGAATGGGTCGATGTTTATTTCACCAAAATCAGATCCATTGACGCAAGTACCTTCCTTACTAAAGGCAAATTAGAAGAGATCACTAAACTGTGTAATGAGCATAATATAGATCACGTCGTTATCTCAGAACCGCTTACAGCGCAACAGGCACGCAACCTCACAGAATTATTTAGCGCAAAGGTCTTTGATCGCACACAATTAATTCTCGAAATTTTTGAAAAGGCTGCGCTATCCGCCGAAGGGAAAATTCAGGTCGAGATCGCATTTCTCCAGTACCAAAAATCACGACTTGCAGGCCATGGAATCCATATGTCTCAACAGGCTGGTGGGATTGGAACGAGGGGTCTTGGTGAAACCGCTAAAGAGAAAGAATCACGTCATATTGAAGAACATATTTTAAAACTAAAAAAGAAATTGCATCAGCTCGAACTGACAAGAGAAACACAACGCAAACAAAGATTGGCAAACCGAATCCCAAACATCTGCCTAATCGGATATACCAACGCAGGCAAATCAACCATTCTGAATGCGCTCACCAAGAGCCATGTTCTAGCTGAAGACAAGCTCTTTGCAACTCTTGATACCACAACTCGTGAGCTCTTCATCAATGGTGTAAAAAAAGGTGTTATCTCAGATACCGTTGGTTTCATACAACAGCTTCCCACTCGATTGATCGAGGCATTTAAGTCAACGCTCTCAGAACTTCAATATGCAGATCTTCTTCTCCATGTCATTGATCTCTCAGATCTAAATTGGGAATCACATATCAAGATCGTACACGACATACTCAATGACCTTAATGTACATAAAGATATTCTGTACGTCTTTAATAAGGTAGATAAAACAGAAGATCTAGAAGCACTGAAACCGGCTCTCAATCCTTATCGTCCTCAGGTGCTTGTCTCCGCATCAAGCAAGGATGGGCTCGCGGCACTCAAAACATATCTTTCATTTTGGACGCCAGAGCGCTAGTACAACATATGCGACCCCCTTGTTAAAAAGCTGTTTTACTCATAGGCTAAGAGCAAAACAGACGCATCTTCAAGGAGCTTGTCATGCTACACCAAATCATCATTCTCCTCACACCTCTTAAAATATACGCATGGCTTATTACCGCGCTTGCGTTCATGGTTGCTGAGCTTACAACTCCAGGTCTCTTTTTCTTTCTCGCATTCGGCGCCGGATCATGCATTGGTGCACTCTTGACATGGCATGGATCCCCATTCACTACCCAAGCATCAGGTGCGCTCATCAGCTCACTGATCAGTGTATGGATCCTGCGAAAACTGTTTGCGCAACATATCAGTGCCAAGCAGCATGTGCGAACAAATTATGAGGCTCTATCCGGCCAAACTGGAATTGTTACCAAAACAATCCAACCGCATCAAAGTGGATTAGTTAAAACAAAAGGTGAAGTATGGCCAGCAAAATCAGAAACCAACGACTCCATTGCGTCGGAAACCATCGTCTCCGTTTCTCGTATTGTAGGAAATCATATTATTGTTAAGCCATTGCTACTTCTTTTTGCATGTTCTTCGCTAGGCTCATTACAAGGCGTCGTTACAGACTATTTTACTAAACCCGATGGTGAGATAATGACTGATGATGAAGTAATAGAAGCATGCTGCAATCCGTCCTATCACCTGCATCATCCAATAAGTCGCATAGAGCGCCTTGCTGAAGCAGATCGCAACTGGGCGAATCGCCACTACAACGGAGCCACATGCTACTTCTTTACAACTTCAGGTACAAGAGTAAGAGAAGGCGAATTTGATTTTCAAACAACAATGGAAGAAATAGATGCTCCTGGTATTGCTGATACATTATTTTTGAGACCTTTTGATGGATTGTCTAATACGCTATACAGGAATGAGGAGGTAGGCAATATGGTAGCTTCCCAGGATGCTGCGAACTGTATCCCATACATAAAAGCGATATGCGCCATGCGATCAAGAAGTGCAGTATCTCCTACTAATTCTGACGATAGAATTGCCAAAGTGAAGGGAAAGAGTGTCACATTAGCCAAAGATTGCCCAGCAGGGACAGATTACCAAGTAGATGCACATTTGGTAGATTTTTCAAACTGGATTGCGCTTTCTGAACGGTTTAAATTTGCTGCCGCACATGGTTGCATTACACAAAGATTCCAATTCTCCCCCCTGGAGCATAACTACGAGCTAATGAATCCAGAATTATACCCTCGCCTTTCTGCTGAAGACTTTAAGAAGGAAATCTATGCCAAAGTTCTTCATAGACGGATAAAAAGAATTGGAATTACAACTTTGATAGCACTAGCAGCCGCATATGGTTTTAAAAAATTATATACCGCTATATTCACACGCAAGCCAGGGGCTGCTCAAAAACTTGCCGAAAATAAGACTCAATCATCTCATGAACATAAATGTACTTCAGAGGAGCTATTATGATCGTCGAAGGATTCATCATCTTTTTTATATGCCTCGTATTGTTTGTTATGCTCACGATTTCGCGTGCAACCTATCTGGTCCAACAATCTGAGGTCATAGTCGTTGAGCGTCTCGGGAGATTTCATTCTCTATTAACGCCCGGGCTTCATTTTGTCGTACCATTCATTGATCTACCACGTTCAACAATGTGGACCATGATCAAGCCAACATCGGACAATCACTGGTACCGCTATTATAAAAACGTATCGCGCATTGATCTTCGTGAAGCTGTGTACGACTTTCCAAAACAAAACGTAATTACCAAAGATAACGTTACAATGGAAATCAACGCACTGCTCTACTATCAAATCACTGATCCCAAGTGTGCAATGTATGAAGTACAAGATCTTCCTCTTGCTATCGAACAACTTACACAAACAACCTTACGTGACGTGATTGGTTCAATGGACCTTGATGAGACACTATCATCACGGAGCCAAATCAATGAACGACTTCGCATCATCCTTGATGAAGCAACCGATAAATGGGGGGTACGGATCAACCGTGTTGAACTTAAAGATGTAAACCCACCACACGAGATCCGTATTGCGATGGAAAAGCAGATGAAAGCAGAACGCGATCGTCGTGCATTAATTCTTGAAGCTGAAGGCGCAAAGCGCGCCGCCATCCTGGAAGCAGAAGGCTACAAAGAAGCTAAGATCACACACGCCGAAGGTGACGCTCAGGCACGGCTCAATCAGGTCCATGCAGAATCGGAATCACTCAAGGTACTTCGCAATGTTCTTCCCGAAAATGCAGATCCAACTGCATACCTCATCGCATTGAATTATATCAAGGCGTTACCTGAAATGATGAAGGGGAAGGATGACAAGATGATCATTGTTCCGTATGAAGCAAGTTCTTTAGTAGGATCACTTGCAACCATCAAAGAGCTGTTTGATAAAACAAAAAAATAAACATACAGTCATGATATAATAGAGGCCGGAGTGAAACATCCGGCCTTCTTTTTGTACAACTTACGATTCTAATCTACTTTTGCTACAGTAGAAGCTCACATTCTACAAAGGTCTTGTATGTCAGTTTCATTTCACGAGTTTTTTCAAACGCAGCTTAATCAAGCACAACAGAAAGCTGTAAATCATACTAAAGGTTCGCTACTAGTGACTGCTGGAGCAGGCTCTGGGAAAACACGTATTATCACCGCACGTATCGTCAATCTCATTATGAACGAACACATACACCCAACAGCAATTGTTGCGCTAACATTCACTAATAAAGCTGCACGAGAAATGCAAGAACGAATCACTAACTTTCTTGGGAAGCTCCCATTTATGCCATTTATTGGCACGTTCCATTCATATTGTTTGTACCTACTCAAGCGCAATGCAAAGCTTCTTCCATACGAAACATTCTCAATTATGGACGCAGACGACCAACACAAATTGTTGAGCAAATTGATCAAACGATACTCGCTTGGAAAACAAACAACAGCAAGAAAACTCGCCTACCATATTTCAACATATAAAAATTCATCTCATTACGAAGGCAACGATCCACAAACAAAAATCGAACCCCTTGTCAGCCAGGTTTATCAAGCATATGAACACGAAAAAGAACTCAGTAAATGTTTTGACTTTGACGACTTATTACTAGAAACACTCAAACTATTTCGTAAAAATCCGGCACTGAAAAAAGAACATCATACATTCATACGACATATCCTGGTCGACGAATACCAAGACACAAATATTGTGCAACACCAATTGTTAAAACATATGGTCTTGCAAGGAACCAAAAAAATGGCAATCGATTCGTTGTGCGTTGTGGGCGATGAAGATCAATCTATTTATTCATGGCGAGGTGCTACCATAGCTAACATCATGAACTTCAAAATAGATTTTCCCGATGTAACCACAATCACAATTGAACAAAATTATCGCTCGGTACAATCAATTTTACATGTCGCGAATAAAGTTATTGAACATAACGAGCAACGCAATCCAAAAACGCTCTGGTCCGAACGAACTGGACGACAACGTGTATACCGCATTACCTGTGTTTCTGGTTATCAAGAAGCAGAAGCAATTGCACAATGCGCAAAAGCGTTAATAAGAGTCAATAAATTACGATCATCCGCTGTCCTCTATCGAGCGCACCATCAGTCGCGGATTATCGAAGAAGCATTATTGCGCCATACCATCCCATATAAGATCATTGGCGGCATTCAATTTTATGAACGTGCAGAAATCAAAGACTTACTTGCATACCTACGTTTAATCGTTAACCCGTTCGATCGTATTGCAGCATCACGCATTATCAACACACCAGCGCGGGGATTAGGCGATAAGTTTCAAGAACAATTGTTTCAACTATGGACAAAAGATCCATTCAGTACACTCACCGACATTTGTACAAAAATGTGCGAAGAAGATGTAGTAACCGGAATAAAACAACAGAGTGTAAAAGCATTCATACAATGCTTTACTAACATTCAATCGACCGACAGCCCAACCATTGCACTAGAACGAATCATAGAAAAAACTGAATACTTTGCATATCTCAAAAGAAGTTATGAGCCGCAAGATGCACAAGCAAAAAGCGACAACGTTAAGGAACTATTACAAGCAGTACAATATGCAGAAAAACAAGGCACCAAATCTCTGAGTGCATTCCTTGATGAAATCGCACTCATGCAAGAAAAGATGCATGACAAAGATACAGATCATGAGCATATACAACTCATGACACTGCATGCCGCCAAAGGCCTTGAGTTTGATACTGTTATACTCGTAGGCCTTGAAGAAGGACTCTTACCAAGCAGCCGCTCTTTGATGGAAGCACAGAATGCAGAAGAAGAATGTCGCTTGTTTTATGTTGGTATTACACGCGCACGTGAGCGATTATTACTCGCCAAGGCACGATTCCGACATACATTTGGCAGTATGGAACACCAATCTTCATCACGATTCTTAGATCATCTTTCTGATACCCTTGCACCACATGAAGATTTATCCTACGCAAAAGAACCACAAATCGAAGGATTCTTTGCTGAATGGTTGCATGCACCATTACCTGGACCAGAACGTTCCCCAGTAATCACCTTTACCAATACGTTTTCAGAATTCATTCCTGCACATCTCAAACAAGAGACACGCAAAAAAATACATACGACTGGTTGGAAAAAACATGCACCAGTCAAACATCCCAAGTTCGGAGTAGGCATCGTAAAAGAAGTTGAAAAAAAAGGAAACAACAAAACATATATCACTGCTAGCTTCAAAAGTGGTATTAAAAAGATCGACGCTAAATTCTTATTACCACTCTAGCGATGAAGCATTATGCAGCATTAAGCATTTCCAGGATATCGGTCTGGTTATATTCAAACGCATAATCTCTAGCTGTTTTGCCAGCATTATCCGTTGCATCAATATCCGCACCGTTTTCTAATAAAATCCTAACTATCGCTATATTTCCATATAACGATGCAATCATTAACGCAGTAATACCGTCTGCGCGGTCCTTCGTTTTTACATTAGCTCCATTGGCAATCAGTAGTATCGCAATATCATCAAATCCTCGCCAGGCTGCATACATAAGAGGCGTTAATCCCTTATCATTATCTTGTTCATTCAGACGAGCGCCCTTGCTAATAAGCTCTTGAGTAATATCAGCGTGACCTTCAGAACAGGCATACATCAACTGAGTGAGCCCAAATACTTGATCCTTGAACTGTATATCTGCACCCTGAGATAATGCTCCTTGAACCCCAGCAAGATCTCCGTTATAAGCTGCTTCAATGAGTTGAATATTTACATTCTCATCGGCA is a genomic window of Candidatus Babeliales bacterium containing:
- the rpsP gene encoding 30S ribosomal protein S16, producing the protein MAVKIRLARFGKKKAPVYRIVAVDSRQSRDGKYIDNLGTYEALTGTFVKFEKDRIQEWIAKGAQASDAVKKLQKKYAKGA
- a CDS encoding SPFH/Band 7/PHB domain protein, coding for MIVEGFIIFFICLVLFVMLTISRATYLVQQSEVIVVERLGRFHSLLTPGLHFVVPFIDLPRSTMWTMIKPTSDNHWYRYYKNVSRIDLREAVYDFPKQNVITKDNVTMEINALLYYQITDPKCAMYEVQDLPLAIEQLTQTTLRDVIGSMDLDETLSSRSQINERLRIILDEATDKWGVRINRVELKDVNPPHEIRIAMEKQMKAERDRRALILEAEGAKRAAILEAEGYKEAKITHAEGDAQARLNQVHAESESLKVLRNVLPENADPTAYLIALNYIKALPEMMKGKDDKMIIVPYEASSLVGSLATIKELFDKTKK
- the rplS gene encoding 50S ribosomal protein L19; this encodes MKAGHFTKETIRDLGAYKRDFPQFAAGDRIVVSQRIKEGNKERLQAFEGDVISIKHNGASSTFTVRKIGANGVPVERIYPFYSPVIDSITLKRKGDVCRAKLYYLRDRVGKAGRVKEKIVARDQVEVAQEAPEAAIEQAAE
- the hflX gene encoding GTPase HflX, encoding MSKKAEPINIDKPKVLLVGIQAPYNKTKYIDSYFAEFLNLAKTNQLEWVDVYFTKIRSIDASTFLTKGKLEEITKLCNEHNIDHVVISEPLTAQQARNLTELFSAKVFDRTQLILEIFEKAALSAEGKIQVEIAFLQYQKSRLAGHGIHMSQQAGGIGTRGLGETAKEKESRHIEEHILKLKKKLHQLELTRETQRKQRLANRIPNICLIGYTNAGKSTILNALTKSHVLAEDKLFATLDTTTRELFINGVKKGVISDTVGFIQQLPTRLIEAFKSTLSELQYADLLLHVIDLSDLNWESHIKIVHDILNDLNVHKDILYVFNKVDKTEDLEALKPALNPYRPQVLVSASSKDGLAALKTYLSFWTPER
- a CDS encoding NfeD family protein, yielding MLHQIIILLTPLKIYAWLITALAFMVAELTTPGLFFFLAFGAGSCIGALLTWHGSPFTTQASGALISSLISVWILRKLFAQHISAKQHVRTNYEALSGQTGIVTKTIQPHQSGLVKTKGEVWPAKSETNDSIASETIVSVSRIVGNHIIVKPLLLLFACSSLGSLQGVVTDYFTKPDGEIMTDDEVIEACCNPSYHLHHPISRIERLAEADRNWANRHYNGATCYFFTTSGTRVREGEFDFQTTMEEIDAPGIADTLFLRPFDGLSNTLYRNEEVGNMVASQDAANCIPYIKAICAMRSRSAVSPTNSDDRIAKVKGKSVTLAKDCPAGTDYQVDAHLVDFSNWIALSERFKFAAAHGCITQRFQFSPLEHNYELMNPELYPRLSAEDFKKEIYAKVLHRRIKRIGITTLIALAAAYGFKKLYTAIFTRKPGAAQKLAENKTQSSHEHKCTSEELL
- a CDS encoding UDP-N-acetylmuramate--L-alanine ligase, with translation MYNKKAHLHFVGIGGIGMSGIAKVLRYQGYTISGCDLDMKQMSITELKELGCAISHGHNTAICQDQSIDILVYSSAVKTTNPELLAAQTRGIPTIPRALMLAELMRTKYSVAIAGSHGKTTTTSMISHVLIEAGLDPTIIIGGHLKNISAHARLGKGDFLVAEADESDRSLLNLQATMAVLTNIDLEHLETYTDLDDVKATFTRFLNNLPFYGKAFLCIDDPNIQSILPIAHLKTIKYGFSQELADLFATNVILNVDHSTCVVATKQGELGPIIIPMPGRHNVLNALATCALARELGVTFDMITQALASFKGVERRFSYKGTFAGAELFDDYGHHPVEIKNTLEVARKRTQGNLTVVFQPHRYSRTHKLWEQFIDMFLESNIDHLIITDIYAASEAPIAEITGENFVKAIRQRNPRFTIHYAPYEETFHEIKKILTQLARQNDLILLQGAGKINQLAEDLGT
- a CDS encoding UvrD-helicase domain-containing protein; translated protein: MSVSFHEFFQTQLNQAQQKAVNHTKGSLLVTAGAGSGKTRIITARIVNLIMNEHIHPTAIVALTFTNKAAREMQERITNFLGKLPFMPFIGTFHSYCLYLLKRNAKLLPYETFSIMDADDQHKLLSKLIKRYSLGKQTTARKLAYHISTYKNSSHYEGNDPQTKIEPLVSQVYQAYEHEKELSKCFDFDDLLLETLKLFRKNPALKKEHHTFIRHILVDEYQDTNIVQHQLLKHMVLQGTKKMAIDSLCVVGDEDQSIYSWRGATIANIMNFKIDFPDVTTITIEQNYRSVQSILHVANKVIEHNEQRNPKTLWSERTGRQRVYRITCVSGYQEAEAIAQCAKALIRVNKLRSSAVLYRAHHQSRIIEEALLRHTIPYKIIGGIQFYERAEIKDLLAYLRLIVNPFDRIAASRIINTPARGLGDKFQEQLFQLWTKDPFSTLTDICTKMCEEDVVTGIKQQSVKAFIQCFTNIQSTDSPTIALERIIEKTEYFAYLKRSYEPQDAQAKSDNVKELLQAVQYAEKQGTKSLSAFLDEIALMQEKMHDKDTDHEHIQLMTLHAAKGLEFDTVILVGLEEGLLPSSRSLMEAQNAEEECRLFYVGITRARERLLLAKARFRHTFGSMEHQSSSRFLDHLSDTLAPHEDLSYAKEPQIEGFFAEWLHAPLPGPERSPVITFTNTFSEFIPAHLKQETRKKIHTTGWKKHAPVKHPKFGVGIVKEVEKKGNNKTYITASFKSGIKKIDAKFLLPL
- the trmD gene encoding tRNA (guanosine(37)-N1)-methyltransferase TrmD; translation: MNISILTVFPEIFGPFLATSLVKKAQEKKLVSFDVTSYFSFVKPKERIDAPTCGHGSGMLIKPRVVEDAIASQDKKHGKSFRIFFSPQGKKLDQPLLEATAKKIQSYDHVILASSRYEGMDARVEQEYADLVISVGDFVVMGGDIPAMLFLEGLLRHIPGVIGRKESVEQDSFSGPFVDYPEFTEPVEWRGKKVPDVVLSGNHAELQKWRESQAAYKTIKEHFDWFRTSPMTEHQKNLGKSCIPSHYAVLMHSDVIVDQDRVGTTSITSLDIHDIARSARTYGLDGYFLVSPLKDQQQIAQTLLDFWQEGKGVTYNAQRAEALASVALKNNLSEVLMEIEAREGKKPLIIATSAREVDHPSLITYYDQGDVWSQERPVLLVFGTGRGLAPEVVASSDYLLLPVAGFTEFNHLSVRSAVAVIFDRWLGWNRKRI
- a CDS encoding ankyrin repeat domain-containing protein; this encodes MKHMKRSVLSVTVASIIGLMSILFWYKMPAHADENVNIQLIEAAYNGDLAGVQGALSQGADIQFKDQVFGLTQLMYACSEGHADITQELISKGARLNEQDNDKGLTPLMYAAWRGFDDIAILLIANGANVKTKDRADGITALMIASLYGNIAIVRILLENGADIDATDNAGKTARDYAFEYNQTDILEMLNAA